Part of the Struthio camelus isolate bStrCam1 chromosome 30, bStrCam1.hap1, whole genome shotgun sequence genome, GCCAGCATTCAATAAATCATCGcgctgggctgggagccggggggggagtgggggggcgccggcggcggagcAGCGACCAGCCGAGCGAGAGGGGGAGCCGATACATAATTCATTAAACAAATAAACACGGCGAGAGCgcgaggaggaggcggcagcgtaACCAAGAAGGGGCTCGCTGAACGGGGGGCATGAAATATTCACCAGCCGCACCGGCCGGGAGGCCAGCACCCGCGGACCGCCGGCAGCCGGGCCCACGTGCCAAAcggccagcccgccgcccggctgcccccgccggcccgcTGCCGCCCCTCGGCCCGAACGCCGGCGCGCCGGGCTGGGCAGCGGCGCGCTTCTCGCCGCCCTTCTCGCGAGTCTTGAACGGGGCAGGTTCGTCCCGCACGGCGGCGGCCTCCCGGAGCCGTGCGCCGGCCGGTGACGCCGGCGCGGGGCTGGTTTGCGAATCGGCCCCCTCGGTGGCTCGAGTTAATTGCCGGGGAGGGCAATGGCGCAGAGTCGCAGGGGAGGGTTAATTAATAACCGATGCAAAAAAGCCACCGGCGGCCCGGCTGctccagcggcggccgggcgagcgggcgcccgcgccgggcggccgcgccgagccAGGCTGTCAGAGGAAATTAGCTTCCTCGAGAAGTCGCCGCGATTAAGTCACGCGTACCTTCCTGGCCGCGACCCGTGCCAGCCCCGGAGGTTTCTCACGGGGCTCCTGCCTCCCGGGAGGCTCCCTGCCCCGGGCACCGGCTCGCAGGAAGCCCGGCTCCggcgcgccgcgtccgtcccgGCACCGAGGCACGGGCACCGGGGCTGCCGgcacggcggctcccggcgctgccggTGCTCGACGGCAGCCGGGCACGGCGGGCACGGCGGGGGCTACCGGGCGGCATGCACCTGACTCAGCAGCTGGCACCGAGTGACTCAGCCGGCTCCTCCGCTCTCCCTTCCCGGCCTCAAGATCACTCCAATATCATctgccgccggcagccccgcgcccagccGCTGCTGCTCCGGCACGGCCGCGGCGCGGATGCGGCGGCGCGAGGACGAGCCGCCCCGGGCGCGCGGGCCAGGCGGGACTGCAGCATCTCCGGACCTTCCCCCCGCAtctcggcggggccggggcggcaggaGACCCgcggcgccgctgcagccgcgccgtgccgtgccagcGCTGTCGTTTCCGCCTGCTCCCAAGGAAGCGCCGGACGAGGTGTGAAGAGCGCCGGAGCCGCTGCCGGAGCCTCCgtcggccccggcccggggggaGCCGCGGGCGCTCCGCGGCGAGACGAGCCCAGGGCAAACCTCCGCGCTCGGCGCAGGACGGCGGTGCCcgagcccccgccagccccgctgccgatCTACGAGCCACCCATTACCGGTGCCTAAGTGACGTTAATCCGATGGAGGGGTGACAGGCAGCATCAATATCCCGCTCCCGCCGTTCATAGATCACGCCGCAATTAGCATCCGCCGCagccagccccggcggcggcgagggaggacgccgggccggagcggagcgCAGGCGTCGCGGGGcggcaccgcccggccccggacacctgggcccggcTCGGGGGGCGCCCGGCACCGCGGCTCGGCCAGGCTTGGGGAGGGCGCTGAGCGGCCGGAGGGGTGCAGCCCGCAGCGGCGGGGGAGCCGCATTGAGATGGAAATGCGCCGCGGTTACATGGCCTCTTTCATCTTCAGAGAGCTGCACAAGCGCAGCCTTAatccgccgggccgggggggagcagccccccgccgccggggagggaaactgaggcacggggcagGAGCGCCAGTGCCGCGTTCGGGCAGGGGAGGCGAGGGGCACTCAGGAGCGGCTCGGATGAAAAATAAAGGCGCGAGGAGATTTCAGGGCCTGAAATATTTATCAGGTTTGATGCAGCGCCCCTGCCGCAGTCAGAGACGCGCCGGCCGTGAGTGATGGCGCGGGGTATTTTTAATAATGCATCGCTTATAAATGGCTTTAGAgggggccgggcggcgagcggggcgcaggcggcgACGGATCCAcggcccctccgccggcggcggggggctgccgcggcgcccgggtgccccccgcgcccctcgagccggctgccggccgggcagcgcggggctccGGCGCGGCTAACGAGGTCTCTGCCAAGGCAGCTCGTTAGCCGCTCCTGCTCCTTGGGATGAGCGAAGGAGCGCGGAGCGGATCGATGGAGGCGGCGAGCCAGCGCCTGCGCAGCGAGGCACCCCGacgagggaccccccccggggcaggggcccgcCGGCCGCGTGCCGTCCGCGCCCCGCACACAAGACCCTGCGAGCCCCGGCGAGAGCGGGACCGAGCGGCACCCTCGGGAGCTGCTGCGCGGGgcgcagcccccctgccctcGGTGGCACCTgcccgagccccgctgcgggcgCTGGCTGGGCAGCACGGCGCGGGTTAACTCCGTATCGCTTGCACCAACCCATTATTTTCCTAATCTTCCTCCCAGCCGCGTTGCTGAGCACCGGGGGGGCCGAGCTGTGGCTCCGCTGTCCTCCTGCCAGCTGGGCACGTGCCAGCCAGAGATTCCCAGGATGGACTCGGCTCCATTTAAAACCAATTAGGGGCTGAGGATGAGGATGCTTGAAAGCAGGCACGAGCCACAGGTGTGAgacctgccccctgccccatgcaCGTGCACCGGGCACCATGCCTGTGCACCGTGCACCGCGCACCGTGCCCCATGCACCGTGCCCCGTGCCTGCGCCCATGCCCGTTGCCCCCTGCCCGTGCCCCATGCCTCATCAGCCACCCGCAGTCACCCAGGGCCGTCGCGCCGGGGCTGGGACGGGCCGTCCGGGTCCcacgggcactgcctgctgctggctgcccccTGGCACCACGCAGGCTCgcgcgccccggcgggcggctgcCGGAGCGGGGGACGCGGGTGCCCGCGGGTGCCCTGCCGGCCCCgtcccggggcgcgcggggggagccctgccgggcggcgggcagagccggctCCAGCGCCGAGGGCCCTTAGTATGCAGCAGGTGCAGGCAGGCACCGACAAAGCCGCCAGCTGAATCGCTCTGTCGCCGCAAGGGCAGCTCCTGCTCGTCCCCCTCTGGCACAGCAGGATTATTGTCCGTCAGGATTAGCGCGGGccggggatggggcgggggggacgggcggccgcgccgcctccctgcCGGCACCCAGGCAcgcgcggggccgagcccggaGGGGAGCTGCCGCgcgtgcagggtgcagagcggcggccgggccggcgtggccccggggggccggagagcacgcggccgcgctgcggccggcGGAGACGCGCGGCGGTGCCCTCTGCTCTGAGCCCGGCCCGCGCCCTCGTGGCTATGACAGGCGTGGGCTCGGTGCGTGCGGCTCGGGATAATCAGCTCCCTCCGTTAGCCCCCCGCGGAGCGTTTTGCTAAATTATAACCTTGAGGATGCCGCATCGTGAGACGGCGGCAGAGCCGCGCGGCCTCGTCCCGGCGCTCTCCGGCCGCCGGGGAGGCCGGGAGCCtcgggggggccggggtgcaAAGCGCCCGCCcagcgggagcggcggcgcgtcccgcggtgcccgggccggggaggcgcgcggcgccccggcggcggccggcacccACGCGTGGGGTGCCCCGCTCTCCCCGGGGCTCGGCTGGTGCCTCTTCCCCTCGGTGGTGACGATGGAGCCGGCGGCCCCGTTTCCATAGCGACACGGAGCCATTTCCCCCGTCTCCCGGCGGATGCTCCGCGCGGCTCAGCCGCCCCCTCGCCAGCCCGCCGggagccggccgcgccggggtCCCGGGTGCCGCGCCGGGGGCCACCTCGTCCCCGCTCCCAGCCCTTGGCgggtgccggcccggcccgctccctcggcagcccggcgcgggagccgcggccccgcggagccccgctGCCGTCCCGGCGCCCGCAGGGGCTCCGGCGCGCCCGGGGCCCCCCCGTGACCTGCCAGTTCCCATCTCACGCGGGAGCAAAGGCCCCCGCAAGGGCCGTTAATTCCCTGACAAAGAGCCGTGTTTCCAGCCCGGCGGGCAAAGGGGCTCAGGGCTGGGGCGGAAAACGCGCCCTGACAGCCgtgcccggccgccgcctcgccgcccgccgggaCACAAAAGGTGCCGCAGGGGGGCCGCCGCTTCCTGCTCTTTGTGTCCGCGGCCGCCCCttccccggggcagcggggcgccgcgTGCAGCAGAGCCGGAGCTGGCGGCGGTGCCCTCTGCGCCGTCTGCCCCGGGCTGGGCAACCTGCACGGACGGGCGGCAAGCCAGGCCCACGTGGCTGCATGGAGGCAGCACGGGCAGCGCCGTGCATGGGCATCTCTGCGCATGGGGGAGCACGGGCATCTCTGTGCACGGGGGAGCACAGGCAGCTCCGTGCACGGGGGAGCACGGGCATCTCTGTGCATGGGGGAACACGGGCATCTCTGTGCACGGGGGAACACGGGCAGCTCCGTGCACGGGGCGACATGGGCATCTCTGTGCACGGGGGAACATGGGCAGCTCTGTGCACGGGGGAACACGGGCAGCTCCGTGCACGGGGCGACATGGGCATCTCTGTGCATGGGGGAACATGGGCAGCTCTGTGCACGGGGGAACACGGGCATCTCTGTGCACGGGGGGACATGGGCATCTCTGCGCACGGGGGGACATGGGCATCTCTGTGCACGGGGGAGCACGGGCATCTCTGCGCACGGGGGAGCACGGGCAGCTCCATGCACGGGGGGACATGGGCATCTCTGTGcacggggggacatgggcagCTCTGCGCACAGGGGGAGCACGGGCATCTCTGTGcacggggggacatgggcagCTCTGCGCACGGGGGAGCACGGGCATCTCTGTGCACGGGGGGAACACGGGCAGCTCTGCGCACAGGCAAGCACAAGCAGCTCTGTGCATGGGCGAGCACGAGCAGCTCCATGCATGGGGGACCACGGGCAGCTCTGTGCACAGGGGGAACATGGGCAGCTCCGTGCAcagggcagcacaggcaggggcTGCCTGGGCAGCTCACGGACAGTTCCTGCTGGCGCTGAGCacaggcacgtgctgggcctcgCGTTCGAGCACTGCCGGCCCGGGACACCGGCAGCAGGACGTCGCACGTCGGTGCCGAACGCCtccttgcagcagggctgcccTGCTGTGCCCCGGCCCGCGCCGTACGCGGAGCAGTGGGGGCTGCGAGGGGCCCGGGGCTCTGCCCGCCCTTCCCCACGCTCGGGGGGCTGCAGGCTCCACCCCTGCCAGCCCGAGGCCCCCCCGCGCGTGCCCTGCGCCGGGGGCGAGCGCagcagccgcggcggcgcgggaacCCGCTGACTCAGCGCGGCAGGAGCCgagctcctgctgctttttgtaGGTCAGCGCGGAGCCGGCCGGCGCGGCGAGCCGGAGCGGGCTGGGCGGCCTCGAGGCCGTCCTGCACCCGGGCACGCGGGGAGCAGCGGGCCGGAGGCAgggccggctcggccccgacGCACCCGTCTCACCTCCCCACGGCGGCACGGACGCCGTATTTCCTGGGCTGCCGGCACGGCCTGCTGCATCTTTATGCCCGTATTCATCGCAGGCTTGCACATCACTGCTTTGCATCGTTTTCTGTTCCCGGCGCCCAGAGCGGGAACGGTCCGGCGGGAAGCCGGGCGTCCTGGCACCCCGTGGCCAGGCCGATGCCGCGGCTGCGGGGAGCCAGGAGGGAGCCGGCGTTCGGCGGGAGCCCCGAGGCGGGGAGATTGCGAGACAGAAGGAAGGGCTAATGGAGCCTATTCCTTTAATAGATTCAATTTCTGCCGCGGCTGGCTGCGGGGCGCGGAGCCATCAATTCGATTCAGGGGACGGGGAATCTGATTTGGAGCGGCCGTGCCATCAATTAGCTTTTATTGATGGCATTGCTCATTGGAAGTCGATGGGATTTGAAGCCGGCGTCGGCTCCAGCATACCAAGCAACCCCCTCTCAAGGACGGGGCCTGGGCGCTCGGGCTGCTCCGGGCCGAGGGGCCGCCCCGCACGGGCACGGCCGCCGGCATCACCCCGCACGGGGCACCgtgcccgcggcccccccccggcccgcgccgggccagggggccgggcgcccggcggcggctggcTTTGCTCAGCCCCTCTGCCGCGAAGCCATAAAACCTGTCTGACGTGCCGAGCGCCACTGCAGCAGGCGGCGGGAACGCctgcgcggggagggggccgcccgCCGTGCAGGAGGGGCCGCGCTACGCCCCAGGCCGGCCTCCCAGCCTCGAGCATCCCTGCCGGCGGCAGGAAAAGCCCGGGCCTCCGGGGCGCGCGGCTCTCGGCTCCTCGCCCGGGTGCCGCCGGCGCTGCGGCCCCATCGATCGCTGGCCGCGGGCCAGGCGGGGCCGGGGACCACCAGCCGGCGGCCGGCACGAGCCCGGCCGAGCGATGGGGGCGCCCGCGCCGGAGGGTCCCGCCGCCGCGTGCTAATTGCCGGCAGGCGATGCGTAATTAAAGCTCTCCCTCTGAACGAGCCGACGTCTCAATATCCATCGCTGCAATTAAGCGCCCGGCCTCGAAGGTCGGGGCGAGAGCGGCAGGGACCCCCGCGGAGCAGGGGCCGCcggtgccccccgcccgcccccggggcgcgcgcgcggggtgggggcCGCACGGCCCGAGGGCGAGGCCATCTTGCAAACACTATATTGCTTCCATCAGTCACTAACAGGGATTAAAACCGAACGGTACGACCGGGTGAAcggcccgggcggggggcggcgggggggggcgtctTCGCGGAAGACAGATCGGCGTCCTCGCTGGAGGACGAGGTGAGGGCgcgcgggctgccggggccgggctcaGGCTTGCCGGACGACATCGGCTCGGTGTCCGTCCGGGCTGGCGGGTCCGCCGCTGCCCCTCGCCGGGGCGCCGCCGAGCTGGGCGCCCGCGGAGGGAAGGCCCGAGGCGAGGTGACAGCCGCCGGGCAGAGCAGGCGTccgaggggctgcagggcggcCGTCGGGGCCGGCGCTCGGGGACGTCGGCAGCGAAGCAAGGTCCCTAGGGAAAGGGACCCGTCGGGGGAGGCTGCAGCACGGCACCAGCCCCCCGGACCCCGCGCAGCCCGGAGAGAGGCCGCGGGCTCTGCTCACCTTGCAGCCAGGAGCTCCCGGCCCCGGCTGGGCTCGACGGGGGTCCGGCGGGCGAGTCatggcccaggggctgccccccgggccgggctcaGCCTCTCGGTGGGACGGTGGTGGGAGAAGAACGTTTGCAAGGGGCCGGGATGGCGGGACGGGAGCCCGTGCCCGGCCCGCAGGCGCCAGGGGGTCAGATCCGGAGCAGGGCGAGGAGCACGGCAGCCAGGCAcggggcgcggggccggagcgaggccggggccgcgctgcgcccgggcggccccgcgtcTGCCAGAGCGGGAGCAGAGGTTACGGAGCGCCCGTCCCCCGCGCCCCGCCAAACCCTGCCGGCCCCCTACTCACCCTCCGGCCCCCCTCGCCCACGAGGCTGAGAATTGGGAACCTCCGTCGCCGGCTTCGGGGCTGAAATAAAAGCCAGAGGCGTCAGCGCCCGGCttagcccgggggggggggggggctggcgccATCCCCCCGGGGGTGGGAAAAGGCGCGTTCCCGCGCAGCGCCCACACTTTCGGGGGGCGGCCGGCTGGCGGGGGACCGCGACGGCCCCGCGCCTCCCGCAGCGCCGCACTCACTCGTGGCCTTGCAGCAGACGGAGACTCGCAGCTTCAGGCACCGCCCGGCGCtcccggggctggggacagctgggCCGGGGGCGACGCGTCAGGGCGGGCCGCGCCACTGCTGCACCGAGCTGGCCAGGGCTCGGCtgccccggctctgcccggccgcaccgCCGGCCCAGGGCTGGGCCTGGGGCGCCCCCTCCTGGCTGCCCGGCGCATtgcagggggctgggggcggcgggaccCGGACCCTCGGGGCACCCCGACCCCGGCGTGCCTGgacttcctcccccccccgcccccggtgcgtCCAGGCCCCAGCTCACCCGGACTCCTGGTTCATCCAGCTCCCCGGACCGCAGTgagcctgggacccccccggtgCATCCAGGCCCCTGGTGCCTCCAGACCCCCCCCCATGCACATGGACCCTCCGTCTGCCCAGACCCCTCGGTGCATCCAGGCCCCTGCTGCCTCCAGACCCCCCCCCATGCACATGGACCCTCCGTCTGCCCAGACCCCCCGGTGCATCCAGACCCCTGCTGCCTCCAGACCCCCCCATGCACATGGACCCTCCAGCTGCCCAGACCCCTGGGGTATCCAGaccctcccagtgcctccagagccccccgcgccggcccgcccgggCGCTCACAGATGTAGTAGTAGGTCTCCCCCGGCTGGAACTCGAAGCCGAGCGAGAAGGGTGTGAAGCGCTGGATCTTCTCCGAGAAGCGGACGGGCCTGAAGGGCGCGTAGGGCTGGTTGCACTCCCAGCGCTTGAAGGCCCCCGGCGTCTCGTAGCAGCCGCGGTAGCCCTCGCGGTCCACCATGAAGAGCGTGAAGGTCTCTgcccggccggcgggcgccgctccCTCGTAGTGCGGGCAGTAGATGTCCAGGTAGTCATTGATGGACACCTGGATGGTGTAGTCGTCCCGCAGGAACCTGCCGGGCAGGGGTGAGCCGGGGAGCGGGCCCGCAGCCGGCCCGgcacgcagcccccagccccagcgggccgggtggccgccggctccggccgcctTTTGTCGGAACAGCTCCCGGCACCCGGTCTCTCCAAACAAACAGGCATCAGCCCCGATTAGCCGCAGCCCGCTGGAGCTCAATGAGCTCGGCAGGCGTGGCCGGGGGGCCCAAAGCCCCTCGCCCCGGGCACCGGCCTCCCTCGCAGCCCCCGGCGCTGCTGAGCGGTGCCGCGCCGGCCTCGTGCAtcgcccggggcgggcaggcggggtgcggagcggccggggggccgcggcaggCACGGCGCGGGCAGAGCCCGGGCACCCGCGCGGGCGCCGACGCGCACAGCCGGGCCAGCGTGAGCTCGCGGCTGTGCAAACACCCCGGGCCGGGGTGGAGCGGCCACCTCTGCACGCACGGACGCATGCACGCACGCGTACGCGCTCTGCCGGCGACGCAGGGCCCCCGCTCGCGACGAGGCAGCGCGGCATggcgcgggagcagccgggcactcgggcagcccggcgcggggg contains:
- the LOC138062932 gene encoding ephrin-A4-like isoform X2 encodes the protein MRPAPLLGLLLWAPLLWAPPPPVRGLRHGVHWNGSNPRFLRDDYTIQVSINDYLDIYCPHYEGAAPAGRAETFTLFMVDREGYRGCYETPGAFKRWECNQPYAPFRPVRFSEKIQRFTPFSLGFEFQPGETYYYISVPSPGSAGRCLKLRVSVCCKATTPKPATEVPNSQPRGRGGPEDAGPPGRSAAPASLRPRAPCLAAVLLALLRI
- the LOC138062932 gene encoding uncharacterized protein isoform X1, producing the protein MPRCLVASGGPASPAERVRVRACVRACRGGRSTPARGVCTAASSRWPGCARRRPRGCPGSARAVPAAAPRPLRTPPARPGRCTRPARHRSAAPGAAREAGARGEGLWAPRPRLPSSLSSSGLRLIGADACLFGETGCRELFRQKAAGAGGHPARWGWGLRAGPAAGPLPGSPLPGRFLRDDYTIQVSINDYLDIYCPHYEGAAPAGRAETFTLFMVDREGYRGCYETPGAFKRWECNQPYAPFRPVRFSEKIQRFTPFSLGFEFQPGETYYYISVPSPGSAGRCLKLRVSVCCKATTPKPATEVPNSQPRGRGGPEDAGPPGRSAAPASLRPRAPCLAAVLLALLRI